From Burkholderiales bacterium, a single genomic window includes:
- a CDS encoding glycine zipper 2TM domain-containing protein, protein MTGTTNLKALTTAALIGAAALTGCAAGQSGRDYSREQVRGEQNVRFGVVESVRPVQIEGTKTPIGGGAGAVVGGVAGNTVGGGSGRTIATLIGAVLGGLGGAAAEEGVTKREGVEVTVTLDSGNVTAVTQAADAAEVFKPGDRVRLLSGGGVTRVAH, encoded by the coding sequence ATGACAGGCACGACGAATCTGAAGGCATTGACCACCGCAGCGTTGATCGGTGCCGCGGCGCTGACCGGCTGTGCAGCGGGCCAGTCGGGCCGGGACTACTCGCGCGAACAGGTGCGCGGCGAACAAAATGTGCGCTTTGGTGTGGTCGAGAGCGTTCGCCCAGTACAGATCGAAGGCACGAAAACACCGATTGGCGGGGGTGCGGGTGCCGTGGTCGGCGGCGTCGCCGGCAACACGGTTGGCGGCGGCAGCGGGCGCACGATCGCAACACTCATAGGCGCCGTGCTGGGTGGACTTGGCGGCGCGGCGGCGGAAGAGGGAGTGACCAAACGGGAAGGCGTCGAAGTCACTGTGACGCTCGACAGCGGCAACGTCACCGCGGTGACGCAGGCGGCCGATGCCGCCGAAGTATTCAAACCCGGCGACCGCGTGCGGCTGCTTTCCGGCGGCGGCGTG